One Edaphobacter flagellatus genomic region harbors:
- the dcm gene encoding DNA cytosine methyltransferase, whose translation MRYLSVCSGIEAVSVAWESLGWQPAMFAEIDPFCCWLLRSRYRASRPVYMPSPHDALDRKEAKRRAAAIRNIVALPADGDVINAGDFTKIGKNNVGAIDLLAGGTPCQSFSVAGKRAGLDDPRGNLTIEFARLADRLRPAWLVWENVPGVLSIDDGRTFGAFLGLLVQLGYGIAYRILDARYFGVPQRRRRVFVVGHLGDWRGPAAVFLEFAGLSGYPPPRREARQGSAGGVEVGPAGGRLTDTAPTIDTGCKDGFVRNQLGAGVLASTNDISHCLNAGGMGRQDFESETLIAHALSADGFDASEDGTGRGTPVVPVAICTAHTQSNGSGFSEDIAHTLESGGAQAVAFAQNSRDEVRLHGGDGKTVGALAAQPGAKQQCYVAFSAKDSGADASDIAPTLRGMGHDRSHSNGGGQVAIAFSQNQSGDVLAGDVMHSLGTSQNATGRNAATVAFTLHGNDGTASAASSTEVAGSLRTRAPGSIENSSTTAVLQEQPVAWSGELTASTDMAGTLQRGGEGGRVDGVMTPQMAVRRLTPRECERLQGFPDDYTLVEYRGKLAADGPRYKALGNSMAVPVMRWIGERIAAVDAILREHGARREP comes from the coding sequence ATGAGATATCTCTCTGTCTGCTCCGGCATTGAAGCGGTCTCGGTCGCATGGGAATCACTCGGCTGGCAGCCTGCCATGTTCGCCGAGATCGATCCTTTCTGCTGCTGGCTGCTGCGCTCGCGCTACCGCGCATCGCGGCCTGTTTATATGCCCAGCCCACATGACGCGCTGGATCGGAAAGAAGCGAAGCGTCGCGCGGCAGCCATTCGCAACATCGTTGCTTTGCCTGCCGATGGCGACGTGATCAATGCGGGTGATTTTACAAAGATAGGTAAAAACAATGTGGGAGCAATCGACCTTCTGGCCGGAGGAACACCTTGCCAGTCTTTCTCCGTCGCCGGTAAGCGAGCGGGACTGGATGACCCGCGTGGCAACCTCACCATCGAGTTTGCTCGACTTGCTGATCGCCTCCGGCCCGCTTGGCTGGTGTGGGAGAACGTCCCCGGTGTCCTGTCGATTGACGACGGACGCACGTTTGGAGCCTTCCTCGGGCTCCTGGTCCAACTCGGGTATGGGATCGCCTACCGAATACTGGACGCTCGCTATTTCGGAGTACCCCAGCGACGCCGTCGCGTCTTCGTTGTCGGACATCTTGGAGACTGGAGAGGTCCCGCAGCAGTATTTCTTGAGTTCGCGGGCCTGTCGGGGTATCCTCCGCCGCGCCGAGAAGCGCGGCAAGGATCTGCCGGAGGCGTTGAAGTCGGCCCTGCTGGCGGTCGCCTCACAGACACAGCCCCAACCATCGATACCGGATGCAAAGATGGCTTCGTCCGCAATCAACTAGGTGCTGGCGTTCTCGCTTCCACCAACGACATATCCCATTGTCTGAACGCTGGCGGCATGGGCAGGCAGGATTTTGAAAGCGAGACGCTGATCGCTCATGCGCTCTCCGCCGATGGCTTCGACGCGAGCGAGGACGGCACCGGGCGCGGAACGCCCGTGGTGCCTGTCGCCATCTGCACCGCACATACCCAGTCCAACGGCAGTGGCTTCTCCGAGGACATTGCTCACACCTTAGAGAGTGGTGGCGCTCAGGCAGTCGCCTTTGCGCAGAACAGCCGTGACGAGGTGCGGTTGCACGGCGGAGACGGAAAGACAGTCGGCGCGCTGGCGGCGCAGCCAGGCGCGAAACAGCAATGCTATGTCGCCTTCTCTGCTAAGGACTCCGGCGCCGATGCCAGCGATATTGCACCGACTCTCCGCGGCATGGGACACGATCGAAGTCACTCGAATGGCGGCGGGCAGGTAGCCATCGCATTTTCGCAGAACCAGTCTGGTGACGTTTTGGCCGGCGATGTGATGCACTCGCTTGGAACAAGCCAGAACGCAACCGGACGCAACGCGGCTACCGTCGCGTTCACCCTTCACGGAAACGATGGCACGGCAAGCGCCGCCTCATCGACCGAAGTCGCGGGGAGTCTTCGTACCCGCGCTCCCGGCAGCATTGAGAACAGCTCGACGACCGCTGTGCTTCAGGAGCAGCCCGTCGCCTGGTCTGGAGAACTCACCGCATCGACCGACATGGCTGGAACCCTTCAGCGAGGCGGCGAAGGCGGGCGAGTCGATGGCGTGATGACGCCGCAGATGGCCGTGCGTAGGCTGACGCCGCGCGAGTGCGAGCGCTTGCAGGGATTCCCGGACGATTACACGCTGGTCGAGTACCGCGGCAAGCTGGCAGCCGATGGCCCCCGTTACAAGGCGCTCGGCAATTCGATGGCTGTGCCGGTCATGCGCTGGATCGGGGAGCGCATTGCCGCGGTCGATGCAATCCTCCGTGAGCATGGCGCGAGGAGGGAGCCATGA
- a CDS encoding DNA-methyltransferase, whose product MSFRILQGDVLTRLRELPDGYAHCVVTSPPYWGLRDYGVEGQIGQEPTPEEYVLKLVEVFREVRRVLRSDGTCWLNLGDTYAGYWGDANAKKQGRRSSADTNGWTNGFHMNARPSFHQAFDELRLKPKDLVGIPWMLACALRSDGWWLRSDIIWHKPNPLPESVTDRPTKSHEYLFLLTRSSSYYYDAEAISEIAVGDTPGNLTHKDTTAYENGDVHMRTKAGLAKVTAVSRRNKRSVWTIAVEAFSEAHFATFPTKLVEPCILAGTSEHGCCARCGAPWRRITERTHTFQSGSGKAGHAPSGKFTGSVQAESGDYDIRLGPVVTTATIGWKPSCSCSAEILPCTVLDPFNGAGTTGLVALRLGRHYLGIELNPEYVTMSERRIREDAPLLRQEEQP is encoded by the coding sequence ATGAGCTTCCGCATCCTCCAGGGCGATGTGCTGACACGTCTGCGCGAGTTGCCGGACGGATACGCGCATTGCGTCGTTACATCGCCGCCTTATTGGGGATTGCGGGACTATGGCGTCGAAGGGCAGATCGGACAGGAGCCGACGCCGGAAGAGTATGTGCTGAAGCTGGTCGAGGTCTTCCGCGAAGTCCGGCGCGTTCTCCGAAGCGATGGGACCTGCTGGCTCAATCTCGGCGACACCTACGCCGGATATTGGGGAGACGCCAACGCCAAGAAGCAGGGCCGTCGGTCCAGCGCCGACACCAATGGCTGGACGAACGGCTTCCACATGAATGCAAGGCCATCGTTCCATCAGGCATTCGATGAGCTGCGACTCAAGCCAAAGGACCTGGTCGGGATTCCGTGGATGCTGGCCTGCGCTCTGCGCTCCGATGGATGGTGGCTGCGCTCCGACATCATCTGGCACAAACCGAATCCGCTGCCCGAAAGCGTGACCGACCGGCCCACGAAGAGTCACGAGTACCTATTCCTGCTTACCAGAAGCAGTTCGTACTACTACGACGCCGAGGCGATCAGTGAGATTGCCGTGGGCGACACGCCCGGCAATCTCACCCATAAGGACACGACTGCATACGAGAACGGCGATGTCCACATGCGGACGAAGGCTGGACTGGCGAAGGTGACCGCCGTATCGCGCCGCAATAAGCGGTCGGTCTGGACCATTGCGGTGGAGGCATTCTCGGAAGCGCACTTCGCTACGTTCCCAACGAAGCTGGTTGAACCGTGCATCCTCGCTGGCACCAGCGAGCACGGATGCTGTGCGCGCTGCGGCGCTCCGTGGAGACGGATCACCGAACGCACGCACACCTTCCAGTCCGGTAGCGGGAAAGCAGGCCATGCGCCCTCGGGCAAGTTCACCGGCAGCGTCCAGGCGGAGAGCGGTGACTACGACATCCGCCTCGGCCCGGTCGTCACGACCGCGACCATTGGCTGGAAACCCTCCTGCTCGTGCTCGGCAGAAATCCTACCTTGCACGGTTCTCGATCCATTCAACGGAGCCGGTACGACGGGCCTCGTCGCGCTGCGACTTGGCCGCCATTACCTCGGCATCGAACTCAATCCCGAGTACGTCACCATGTCCGAACGTCGCATCCGCGAGGATGCTCCGCTCCTCCGGCAGGAGGAGCAGCCATGA
- a CDS encoding phosphoadenosine phosphosulfate reductase family protein, which translates to MSELIYIGGFSGGIDSQAAARFMLNRCGTTCVVLVNADAGGNEHPLTIDHISWYSEHVHPVIRITAKIGDFRTDEWCERKGVDPGADLTFPELARIKGRFPSRRAQFCTEALKLAPIRRWIEDHYPDGNYARFTGVRRDESLARSERQWQEWDDYYDCELFNPVYDWSKQMCFDYVRLHKEQINPLYSLGFTRVGCAPCVNSSKDDILNWATRFPEMIDKVRAWERHVGRTFFAPCVPGMVINWIDDVVAWAKTDFGGRQNNLFRILPPPACESRYGLCE; encoded by the coding sequence ATCGATTCACAGGCCGCCGCGCGGTTCATGCTGAACCGCTGCGGCACTACCTGCGTCGTGCTTGTCAATGCCGATGCAGGAGGCAACGAGCATCCCCTGACCATCGACCACATCAGCTGGTACTCGGAGCACGTCCATCCCGTCATCCGAATCACTGCGAAGATTGGAGACTTCCGCACCGATGAATGGTGCGAGCGGAAAGGCGTCGATCCCGGAGCGGATCTGACCTTCCCCGAATTGGCCCGCATCAAAGGCCGCTTCCCATCGCGCCGTGCGCAGTTCTGCACCGAAGCATTGAAGCTCGCGCCTATCCGCCGCTGGATCGAAGACCACTACCCGGATGGAAATTATGCACGTTTCACTGGCGTGCGCCGCGATGAATCGCTGGCACGCTCTGAGCGCCAGTGGCAGGAGTGGGACGACTACTACGACTGCGAGTTGTTTAACCCTGTCTACGACTGGTCGAAGCAGATGTGCTTCGACTACGTCCGCCTGCACAAGGAGCAGATCAATCCGCTCTATTCGCTCGGCTTCACGCGCGTGGGCTGTGCCCCCTGCGTGAACTCCTCGAAAGACGACATCCTCAATTGGGCAACGCGCTTCCCGGAGATGATCGACAAGGTCCGTGCGTGGGAGCGGCACGTCGGGCGCACCTTCTTTGCGCCCTGCGTACCCGGCATGGTTATCAACTGGATCGATGACGTAGTCGCTTGGGCAAAGACCGACTTCGGCGGCAGGCAGAACAATCTCTTCCGCATTCTGCCGCCGCCTGCCTGCGAATCGAGGTACGGCCTATGCGAGTGA